A window from Deltaproteobacteria bacterium encodes these proteins:
- a CDS encoding YihY/virulence factor BrkB family protein, with product MVLAEQLSKRAQRLLWSADLDTLPWWHSRLLKICRLGYVVARDILEGQITLRAMSLVYTTLLALVPLLAVSFAILKGFGVHNQIEPLLLNFLKPLGEKGVEISNRIIGFVDNIKAGVLGSLGLALLIYTVISLIQKIERAFNHTWRVKKTRSMLQRFSDYLSVIAIGPLLVFAAIGLTASFMSTTIVRKLMTIEPLGTLLVTSTELLPYLFIIAAFTFVYLFVPNTKVRLRSAIVGAVTAGVLWQGTGWLFASFVVKSTKYTAIYSGFAILIMFMIWLYLSWLILLVGAAVAFYHQHPESLSPYHGEIKLSPRLQQKLSLLIMLLIARNYYERKSPWTADQLASHLSLTTAAVESILESLQEHGLLTQTGSEPCCYLPAQPLETVGLKDVLDAAAAGGENSYSHLQTLVAEEAVERIVDRIDRAVEEALKDYSIKKLLFANDPMGSAVAAATGPQPPVCARHQHEDVETN from the coding sequence ATGGTGCTTGCCGAGCAGTTGTCAAAAAGAGCTCAGCGGCTCCTCTGGAGCGCAGACCTGGACACTCTTCCCTGGTGGCACTCAAGGCTGCTCAAGATATGCCGCCTGGGCTACGTGGTGGCCCGGGATATCCTCGAAGGCCAGATTACCCTGAGAGCCATGAGTCTGGTGTACACCACGCTGCTGGCCCTGGTGCCCCTGCTAGCTGTAAGCTTTGCCATCCTGAAAGGCTTTGGCGTGCACAACCAGATCGAACCTCTGCTCCTCAACTTTCTGAAGCCACTGGGAGAAAAAGGCGTCGAGATCAGCAACCGGATAATCGGCTTCGTGGACAATATCAAGGCTGGTGTGCTCGGCTCTCTTGGGCTGGCACTGCTTATTTACACCGTTATTTCTCTGATTCAGAAAATTGAACGCGCTTTCAACCACACCTGGCGGGTAAAAAAGACGCGCTCAATGCTGCAACGCTTCAGCGACTATTTGAGTGTTATTGCCATTGGCCCTCTGCTGGTGTTCGCCGCCATTGGCCTCACCGCTTCTTTCATGTCTACAACCATTGTTCGCAAACTGATGACCATTGAACCTCTGGGTACTTTGCTGGTCACCTCGACTGAACTGCTTCCTTATTTATTTATCATTGCTGCCTTTACCTTCGTCTATTTATTTGTACCGAACACCAAAGTGCGTTTGCGCTCTGCCATTGTCGGCGCTGTAACAGCTGGCGTGTTGTGGCAGGGTACAGGCTGGTTGTTTGCTTCGTTTGTTGTCAAGTCTACAAAATACACTGCAATCTACTCGGGCTTCGCCATTCTCATTATGTTTATGATCTGGCTCTATTTGAGCTGGCTGATCCTTCTGGTAGGTGCAGCGGTTGCCTTCTATCACCAGCACCCGGAGTCCTTGTCACCCTACCATGGGGAGATCAAACTGAGTCCTCGTTTGCAACAGAAGCTCTCTTTATTGATAATGCTGTTGATTGCCCGAAACTACTATGAGCGCAAGTCTCCATGGACCGCTGACCAACTCGCCAGCCACCTCTCTTTGACAACTGCAGCCGTGGAATCTATCCTCGAATCCCTGCAAGAACACGGCCTCTTGACTCAGACGGGGAGCGAACCCTGCTGTTACCTCCCTGCCCAGCCTCTGGAGACCGTGGGGCTCAAAGATGTGCTCGACGCTGCTGCTGCAGGAGGAGAGAACTCATACTCTCACTTGCAAACTCTGGTTGCTGAAGAGGCCGTTGAGCGCATTGTCGACCGCATAGATCGTGCCGTTGAGGAGGCTCTCAAAGATTACAGCATCAAAAAACTACTCTTTGCCAATGACCCCATGGGGTCAGCGGTTGCAGCAGCGACTGGGCCACAGCCCCCTGTGTGCGCCCGGCACCAGCACGAAGATGTCGAGACGAACTGA
- a CDS encoding ABC transporter ATP-binding protein/permease, giving the protein MITERPLFSWALKYNRGLQGLLVLLIVVAVFLRVLPLEMQKRIVNTAIGLEDLHALFIYCGFYLAAVVLAGLLKYVINVLQGYIGQKVLFEMRTQLYDHILQLPLPFFRKTPAGMVISSLTSELASVGVFLGSALAVPIINGLTLLAFAGYMLHLNPLLAVVSLSIYPLEILVIPVLQKRFNELNRDRVDTTRLFSNVIGEAVSGIHEVHGNGSYPIENEKFGRQAARLFNLRHRMNIYKFGIKFTNNFFQNMGPFILFLLGGYLAIEGRFDLGALVAFLSAYEKLYDPWKELMDYYQAFQDSRVRYRRVMEYFEGRPEFVLKPTGRKPYELQGAIEVQDLSYLVDENTTLLEGVSLSVQPGEQLAVVGFSGSGKSTLAMILGQLYSYHRGHVLIDGTELKGLSKLDVNENVGYISQFPFIFEGTIRENLLYGCQALVLAEAGSARALPDYNRVLELVHQVGLADDVLRFGLNTVLSHEYDRDLVSRLIKVRLLFHQRWAEALAQQVEFFDLHQYMRECSVRRNILFGEPLREDFEFERLPTNQVFRNFLSEVELIEPLLSLGINLAKQTVLLLRDLGDDAFFFEASPIPREQLPRYSQLVDRLTREGKQPLSSEDERLLLLLALHFTPARHKMVALSEELEKRILAARLQFIANIGKQDLSRCYLGIDGMSHPELMDPEKRQASPDFMFYCPFEFLYGQSILNNVLFGRVKRDQPDALEEVQRLVVQLLEEENLLEKILDLGLDFQVGSKGDRLSGGQKQKIALARGLLKDPHILILDEATASLDNTSQARVQELLKTQLRGKTTVVAVVHRLDMVQDYDQIVLLKTGKIAEIGTYKDLMARKGAFYELVQGN; this is encoded by the coding sequence ATGATAACCGAGAGACCCCTCTTTTCCTGGGCGCTGAAATATAATCGTGGGCTTCAGGGGCTACTTGTCTTGCTTATTGTGGTGGCGGTGTTCTTACGTGTCTTGCCCCTGGAAATGCAGAAGCGCATAGTCAACACTGCCATTGGCCTGGAGGATCTTCACGCCCTTTTCATATACTGCGGCTTTTACCTGGCGGCAGTGGTACTGGCAGGATTGCTGAAATATGTAATCAATGTACTGCAAGGCTATATTGGTCAAAAAGTGCTTTTCGAAATGCGCACCCAACTATACGATCACATTCTCCAGCTGCCACTTCCCTTTTTTCGCAAAACACCGGCTGGCATGGTGATCAGTTCGCTAACTTCAGAGCTTGCCTCGGTGGGTGTCTTTCTGGGAAGTGCCCTGGCCGTGCCAATAATCAATGGGCTTACCCTTCTTGCCTTTGCCGGCTATATGCTGCACCTCAATCCTCTGCTGGCAGTGGTGAGCCTGTCAATCTATCCGCTGGAGATTCTAGTGATCCCAGTGCTGCAGAAACGTTTCAATGAACTAAATCGCGACCGCGTGGATACAACCAGACTATTCAGCAATGTGATCGGTGAAGCTGTCTCCGGCATCCACGAGGTTCACGGCAATGGCAGTTACCCGATTGAGAACGAGAAATTTGGCCGCCAGGCAGCCAGACTCTTCAATCTACGGCACCGGATGAACATCTACAAGTTTGGCATCAAGTTCACCAACAACTTTTTCCAGAATATGGGCCCTTTCATTCTTTTCCTGCTCGGTGGTTACCTCGCCATCGAAGGACGCTTTGACCTTGGCGCCCTGGTGGCGTTTCTCTCTGCCTATGAAAAGCTCTATGATCCATGGAAGGAGCTCATGGATTACTATCAGGCCTTTCAGGACAGCCGGGTGCGATATCGCCGTGTTATGGAGTACTTCGAGGGACGACCCGAATTTGTTCTGAAGCCGACAGGCCGCAAGCCCTATGAACTCCAGGGCGCCATAGAGGTGCAAGATCTCAGTTACCTGGTAGACGAAAACACCACACTGCTGGAAGGAGTTTCCCTGTCCGTGCAGCCGGGAGAACAGCTGGCAGTAGTGGGATTTTCTGGCAGCGGCAAGAGCACCCTGGCCATGATCCTTGGGCAACTCTATTCGTACCATCGCGGGCACGTGCTCATTGACGGCACAGAACTGAAGGGGCTGAGCAAACTGGATGTGAATGAGAACGTGGGCTACATCAGCCAGTTTCCCTTTATTTTCGAAGGCACCATCCGCGAGAATCTTCTTTATGGCTGCCAGGCACTCGTGCTGGCAGAAGCGGGGAGCGCCAGGGCACTGCCTGATTATAATAGGGTGCTGGAACTCGTCCATCAGGTGGGCCTTGCTGATGATGTGCTGCGCTTTGGGCTCAACACCGTATTGTCCCATGAGTATGATCGGGACCTGGTGAGCCGTCTCATCAAAGTACGGCTCCTGTTTCACCAGCGCTGGGCTGAGGCGCTGGCCCAGCAGGTGGAATTTTTTGATCTGCACCAGTATATGCGGGAGTGCAGCGTCCGCCGCAACATTCTTTTTGGAGAGCCCTTGCGAGAAGATTTTGAATTCGAGCGATTACCTACCAATCAGGTTTTTCGGAATTTTCTCTCGGAAGTGGAGCTCATTGAGCCACTGCTAAGCCTCGGTATAAATCTGGCCAAGCAGACAGTGTTACTGCTGCGAGACCTGGGCGATGACGCCTTCTTTTTTGAGGCAAGCCCCATACCCCGAGAACAGCTTCCCAGGTACAGTCAGCTGGTGGATCGGTTGACGCGTGAAGGAAAACAACCGCTCTCATCAGAAGATGAAAGGCTGCTGCTCTTGCTGGCTCTCCATTTTACCCCTGCACGCCATAAAATGGTGGCCCTGTCCGAAGAACTGGAGAAGCGCATTCTGGCAGCGCGCCTGCAGTTTATCGCCAACATTGGCAAGCAGGATCTGAGTAGATGCTACCTGGGCATAGACGGCATGAGCCATCCGGAACTGATGGACCCGGAGAAAAGACAAGCTTCCCCTGATTTTATGTTCTACTGTCCGTTCGAGTTCCTTTATGGGCAGAGTATTCTGAACAATGTACTCTTCGGTCGGGTAAAGCGTGATCAACCGGATGCCCTAGAAGAGGTGCAGCGGCTGGTTGTGCAACTGCTGGAAGAGGAGAACCTTCTGGAGAAGATTCTAGATCTCGGCCTCGACTTCCAGGTGGGCAGCAAGGGAGATCGTCTTTCCGGGGGGCAGAAGCAGAAGATTGCCCTGGCGCGTGGCCTTTTGAAGGACCCCCACATTCTCATACTCGATGAGGCCACAGCGAGCCTGGACAACACTTCGCAGGCGAGAGTCCAGGAATTGCTGAAGACACAACTGCGAGGGAAGACTACGGTGGTTGCTGTGGTCCATCGTCTGGACATGGTGCAAGATTACGACCAGATTGTCCTGTTGAAAACAGGCAAAATAGCAGAAATAGGCACATATAAGGATCTGATGGCCCGCAAAGGAGCATTTTATGAACTCGTTCAAGGAAACTGA
- a CDS encoding cyclic nucleotide-binding domain-containing protein: MNSFKETESQTRAAADGEKSELEKDLQVLRNVPAFSVVPLETLRLYAYLSRRLCYRQGTFLFRQDEPDSRGYILVSGTAQLLREYPDRTVELQVLKEGDFFGGLALLADIRRLFSARALTTVECLTLDRESFRRLLKQFPEVGIKVLEVMVNRVVKMQARVLEECSKYSEYGNMSVD; this comes from the coding sequence ATGAACTCGTTCAAGGAAACTGAGAGTCAAACAAGAGCAGCAGCGGACGGCGAAAAAAGCGAGCTCGAGAAAGACCTGCAGGTGCTGCGCAATGTCCCTGCCTTTTCAGTGGTTCCTCTTGAAACCCTCAGACTCTATGCCTACCTGAGCAGGCGGCTCTGCTATCGCCAGGGAACTTTCTTGTTTCGCCAGGATGAACCTGACTCCAGGGGTTATATTCTGGTTTCTGGCACTGCTCAATTACTCAGAGAATACCCTGATCGCACGGTTGAACTGCAGGTGCTGAAAGAGGGAGATTTCTTTGGAGGTCTGGCTTTGCTGGCGGACATCAGGAGACTGTTTTCAGCCAGGGCTCTTACTACTGTGGAGTGTCTGACCCTGGACCGAGAGAGTTTTCGCAGACTGCTCAAGCAATTTCCGGAGGTGGGGATCAAGGTATTGGAGGTAATGGTCAACCGCGTGGTAAAGATGCAGGCGAGAGTATTGGAGGAATGCAGCAAGTATTCTGAGTACGGCAACATGAGCGTTGATTAA
- a CDS encoding rhodanese-like domain-containing protein, which yields MDEVLKNMTLEFFGTGSHKISADKMLEKENAVFLDLRSREEAETISISLKHHAGIIAKHIPINELSHRLAELPRDKFIGVFCPANVRSTMAYVYLLSKGFTQVRIVEGGYAGLTEAILPGKVWTQVQSKKIG from the coding sequence ATGGATGAAGTGTTGAAAAACATGACTCTGGAGTTCTTTGGCACTGGCAGCCATAAAATCTCTGCCGATAAAATGCTGGAAAAAGAAAATGCGGTGTTTCTAGACTTGCGCTCCAGAGAAGAAGCAGAAACGATCTCCATAAGCTTGAAACACCATGCCGGTATTATTGCCAAACACATTCCTATCAATGAACTGAGCCACAGATTGGCAGAGCTGCCCAGGGACAAATTCATTGGTGTGTTTTGTCCGGCAAACGTCCGCTCAACCATGGCATATGTCTATCTTCTCAGCAAGGGGTTCACTCAGGTGCGAATAGTCGAAGGGGGCTATGCAGGACTCACCGAGGCCATACTGCCTGGAAAGGTGTGGACACAGGTGCAGTCGAAAAAAATTGGCTAG
- a CDS encoding sulfite exporter TauE/SafE family protein yields MLKLIIVAGIIFVLAIVMTMAGRGGGNFYVLTLVLAGVPMHQAATTGQFILFMTAFAALIIFQKHKVVSWPLALFIGPLTALAALGGGYLSHWFTGFTLKLIFSAMLALAGMLMLFPVRERTDQPAVKTSLGHWRLKSAGETYLVNLWVAVPIIVLSGFGSGMVGVSGGSFLVPLMVLACQVPMRTAVGTASSLIGATALMGFLGHAAQGDFNPKWAIPLAAVTIIGGILGGKFALKTKPKSLKMLFAYTTLLAALFMLVNAFYNR; encoded by the coding sequence ATGTTAAAGCTCATTATAGTTGCAGGAATCATCTTTGTTCTGGCAATAGTCATGACCATGGCAGGCAGAGGCGGCGGCAATTTTTATGTGCTGACATTGGTCCTTGCCGGTGTTCCCATGCATCAGGCTGCCACCACCGGACAGTTCATTCTTTTCATGACTGCCTTTGCAGCCCTTATCATCTTTCAAAAACATAAGGTCGTTTCCTGGCCTCTCGCTCTGTTTATCGGCCCGCTAACGGCCCTGGCTGCTCTGGGCGGCGGTTATCTTTCGCACTGGTTCACTGGCTTTACCTTGAAGCTGATATTTTCTGCAATGCTGGCGCTTGCCGGCATGCTGATGCTCTTTCCAGTGCGGGAGAGGACCGACCAACCAGCGGTGAAGACAAGCCTTGGCCACTGGCGCCTCAAGTCGGCGGGTGAGACCTATCTGGTCAATCTATGGGTGGCGGTGCCCATTATAGTGCTGTCCGGTTTTGGCTCAGGTATGGTTGGGGTCTCAGGGGGATCTTTTCTGGTGCCATTAATGGTACTGGCCTGCCAGGTGCCCATGCGTACTGCTGTTGGTACGGCCTCTTCTTTGATCGGAGCCACAGCCCTGATGGGCTTTCTCGGCCACGCGGCTCAGGGCGACTTTAATCCTAAATGGGCCATACCTTTAGCTGCGGTGACCATAATTGGCGGCATTCTAGGTGGAAAATTCGCCCTCAAGACGAAGCCAAAGAGCCTTAAGATGCTCTTTGCTTATACGACGCTATTGGCCGCTCTTTTTATGTTGGTCAATGCGTTCTATAATAGATAA
- a CDS encoding porin — protein MVEEILDVLRSQGQISEEQYHELLQKAQAEEAKRGETRQGKEIGKQEPHATKGEETAAAKKTKVAIPMYGYWKNGLAFESADRKFTAKIGGRINVDAGEVDTDHDVKKFFDNQFGSGVNFRRARLSFEATIYHDIMLKSEYDFTSGETKFKDVYVGMRGLPYVGTLRIGHQKEPFSLEEIISGNYVTFMERALPNGFVPDRNTGLGLNNTVLDRRMTWAVGGFRETDNQGSGLGNPENYNVTARVTGLPWYRDKGSRLLHLGLSYSHKFVDKGGTVRFRSRPETQLTSERFVDTGSILADDVDLLAPAAAVVFGPLSFQGEYIYSHVDPKQGSSLDFDGYYIYGSYFLTGEHRSYSTSHGAFSRIRPKKNFQLHGGGWGAWEVALRYSHMDLDDEDVEGGKLSDITAGLNWYLNPSVRIMFNYIHADLDHVGDTNIYQSRFQINL, from the coding sequence GTGGTTGAGGAAATCCTGGATGTTCTTCGAAGTCAGGGCCAGATCAGTGAAGAACAATACCATGAACTCCTGCAAAAGGCACAAGCGGAGGAGGCAAAAAGGGGAGAAACTAGGCAAGGGAAAGAGATTGGCAAACAAGAGCCTCATGCGACAAAAGGAGAAGAGACAGCTGCGGCAAAAAAAACAAAGGTAGCGATACCTATGTATGGTTACTGGAAAAATGGCTTGGCTTTCGAGAGTGCCGACCGGAAGTTTACCGCCAAAATCGGTGGCAGAATTAATGTTGACGCAGGTGAGGTTGATACAGATCATGATGTAAAGAAATTTTTTGACAACCAGTTCGGCAGCGGTGTCAATTTCCGCCGAGCACGGCTGTCTTTCGAGGCTACAATCTACCATGACATTATGCTCAAGTCAGAATATGATTTCACTTCCGGGGAGACGAAATTCAAAGACGTTTATGTGGGCATGCGTGGACTTCCCTATGTGGGCACCTTGCGGATCGGCCATCAAAAGGAACCGTTTTCTTTAGAGGAAATAATTAGCGGCAACTACGTGACTTTTATGGAAAGGGCCTTGCCGAACGGTTTTGTTCCTGACCGCAACACGGGCCTGGGTTTGAACAACACAGTGCTTGACCGACGCATGACCTGGGCAGTAGGCGGCTTCAGGGAAACTGATAATCAGGGCAGCGGTCTGGGGAATCCTGAGAACTATAATGTAACTGCCCGGGTAACAGGTTTGCCATGGTACCGAGATAAAGGGTCTAGGCTTTTGCATCTGGGACTTTCATACAGTCACAAGTTCGTGGACAAAGGTGGCACCGTGAGATTCCGTTCGCGTCCTGAAACTCAGCTTACTAGCGAGCGCTTTGTGGACACCGGCAGCATTCTAGCGGACGATGTCGATTTACTGGCGCCTGCAGCAGCAGTGGTTTTTGGTCCACTGTCTTTTCAGGGTGAATACATCTACAGCCATGTGGATCCCAAACAAGGGAGTAGCCTTGATTTCGACGGCTACTACATTTATGGCAGCTATTTTCTTACGGGTGAACATCGTTCTTACAGCACCTCGCATGGAGCCTTCTCGCGAATAAGACCGAAGAAGAATTTTCAGCTCCACGGCGGCGGTTGGGGCGCCTGGGAAGTGGCCTTGCGGTACTCGCACATGGACTTGGATGACGAGGATGTGGAAGGCGGCAAACTGTCAGACATCACAGCCGGGCTCAACTGGTATCTCAACCCGAGTGTTCGGATCATGTTCAACTACATCCACGCCGACCTCGATCATGTGGGCGATACCAACATATATCAGTCAAGATTCCAAATTAATCTTTAG
- a CDS encoding universal stress protein has translation MSESTYRVRRILLPLKFSHVTDNAFATALRLAKCCQARLHILHVLDHRLRQPEITEDEIAEITKAAEKEFQERYLPRLEGFKDYAFNCWEGDPAMETAKLADSIGADFIVVGCHTRRDRPSPTRLGEVALALLQWAPCPVTVVPCEIHR, from the coding sequence GTGAGTGAATCGACTTACAGAGTTCGACGAATACTGCTGCCATTGAAATTTTCCCACGTAACCGACAATGCCTTTGCCACGGCATTGCGGCTGGCGAAATGCTGTCAGGCGCGCCTGCATATCCTCCATGTGCTGGATCACCGTTTGCGGCAGCCGGAGATAACAGAGGATGAAATTGCCGAGATAACTAAAGCGGCCGAAAAGGAGTTCCAGGAAAGATACCTGCCGCGTCTCGAAGGTTTCAAGGATTACGCCTTCAACTGCTGGGAGGGTGATCCGGCCATGGAAACAGCCAAGCTGGCCGACAGCATCGGGGCGGATTTTATTGTTGTGGGCTGCCACACCAGGCGCGACAGGCCGTCGCCAACCAGGCTGGGCGAGGTTGCCCTCGCCCTGCTGCAATGGGCCCCCTGCCCGGTCACTGTGGTACCGTGCGAAATTCATCGGTAG
- a CDS encoding 4Fe-4S dicluster domain-containing protein, translating into MNIGRRSFFKIIGAAAGVKALNTPGGALAAVPPKQSAETLACLVDTTVCVGCRKCEEACNARNKLAKPAESFEEMTVLESPRRPNENSYTVVNKYYPQHIGSLTWRKRPVYVKFQCMHCNDPSCASACIVGALHKVPQGPVVYDVSKCIGCRYCMVACPFQIPAYEYHNPLTPEVRKCTFCFAQVKDGGLPACAQVCPMEAITFGRRSELLQLARWKMKENPGKYVDHIYGEQEVGGTSWLYLASEPFETIGFPRLGTKPPPRLTETIQHGLFRYFAAPVGLYVLLGGIMWATGFYGKYKDETKKSSNSSEQQGGAS; encoded by the coding sequence GTGAATATTGGCAGGAGGAGTTTTTTCAAGATCATCGGAGCTGCGGCCGGCGTCAAGGCCCTCAATACCCCGGGCGGCGCTCTGGCAGCTGTGCCTCCGAAGCAATCAGCCGAGACCCTGGCATGTCTGGTTGATACCACTGTGTGTGTGGGCTGCCGCAAGTGTGAGGAGGCATGCAATGCAAGGAACAAGCTTGCCAAGCCTGCTGAGTCTTTTGAAGAGATGACCGTGCTCGAGAGTCCCCGCCGTCCAAATGAGAACTCTTACACCGTGGTAAACAAGTACTACCCTCAACACATTGGCTCTCTCACCTGGCGCAAACGGCCTGTCTACGTGAAATTTCAGTGTATGCACTGCAATGATCCATCCTGTGCGTCGGCCTGCATTGTGGGAGCATTGCACAAGGTGCCGCAGGGCCCCGTAGTCTATGACGTGAGCAAGTGCATAGGGTGTCGCTACTGCATGGTCGCCTGTCCATTTCAAATACCAGCATATGAATATCACAATCCCCTTACTCCTGAAGTGAGGAAATGCACTTTCTGCTTTGCACAGGTCAAAGATGGTGGTCTGCCGGCATGCGCCCAGGTGTGTCCCATGGAGGCTATCACCTTTGGCAGGAGATCTGAGCTCTTGCAGCTAGCGCGCTGGAAGATGAAGGAAAATCCTGGCAAGTATGTGGATCACATATATGGAGAGCAGGAGGTGGGCGGAACCTCGTGGCTCTACTTGGCGTCTGAACCCTTTGAAACCATTGGCTTTCCCAGGCTTGGAACCAAGCCGCCGCCGCGTTTGACTGAAACGATCCAGCATGGACTGTTCCGTTATTTTGCAGCGCCCGTAGGGCTGTATGTCTTGCTCGGCGGCATAATGTGGGCCACGGGATTTTATGGCAAGTACAAGGATGAAACCAAAAAGAGCAGTAATTCCTCGGAGCAGCAAGGAGGCGCTTCATGA